In the genome of Oncorhynchus mykiss isolate Arlee chromosome 18, USDA_OmykA_1.1, whole genome shotgun sequence, one region contains:
- the LOC118940983 gene encoding mucin-5AC-like has protein sequence MATTTLATIASTTVAATTTTAASITSTTSATVTPTATTTASSTTKIVDPVTTTNDAATTTTAAPTIPTVASSTRTSTAPTGTTTEASSITAVETTTTTTTSPTTTAAPTTTTGAPTDTSTAAALTTTTEAASTSTTAATTATTTEAYSTTTVETTTTTTTSPTTTAAPTTTTGAPTATSTAAALTTTTEAASTSTTAAPTATTTEASSTTTTAPTTTTTISPSTTVAPTTPITTEGPTTILTPTTTTTVAPTTKTTTSFSTTAAPTTVVPTTPIKTAGPTTIVSPTTNTNVAPTATTTAASTTNVAPTITTTAAAPTVAASTTTTAAPMATTTLATIASTTVAAPTTTAASITSTTSATVTPTATTTASSTTKIVDPATTTNDAATTTTAAPTTPTVASSTRTSEAPTATTTEAYSTTAVETTTTTKTYPTTTAAPTTTTGAPTATSTAAALTTTTEAASTSTTAATTATTTEAYSTTTVETTTTTTTSPTKTAAPTTTTGAPTLLLQQLTYDNDNNLPFNNCSSNNANHNRRSYYHFNSYDNHNCSTYDKDNNILFDNCSSNNCSSYNANQNCRTYYHCKSYDKHKCSSYSNHNSSYTYDNHNNLPFDNCSSNNAHHNRRSYYHFNSYDNHNCSTYDKDNNILFDNCSSNNCSSYNANQNCRTYYHCKSYDKHKCSSYSNHNSSYSYNSNCSFFHKDKCSPYCNHNRSFFYNSCRNYDDHNNIPYDNCSSYYNHRSSYGHFNSSSSYNIN, from the exons ATGGCAACAACAACTCTAGCTACAATAGCAAGCACAACAGTAGctgctacgacaaccactgcCGCTTCTATAACATCTACAACAAGCGCAACAGTAACCCCTACGGCAACAACTACAGCTTCTTCTACGACAAAAATTGTAGATCCTGTGACCACCACAAATGATGCAGCTACTACAACAACCGCAGCTCCTACAATTCCAACTGTAGCTTCTTCCACAAGGACAAGTACAGCCCCTACTGGAACCACAACAGAAGCTTCTTCTATAACAGCTGTAGAAACTACGACGACCACAACAACAtcccctacgacaactgcagctcctactacaaccaccGGAGCTCCTACGGACACTTCAACAGCAGCagctcttacaacaacaactgaagctgcttccacaagcactaCTGCAGCCACTACTGCAACCACAACAGAAGCTTATTCTACAACAACTGTAGAaactacaactaccacaacaacatcccctacgacaactgcagctcctactacaaccaccGGAGCACCTACGGCCACTTCAACAGCAGCagctcttacaacaacaactgaagCTGCTTCGACAAGCACTACTGCAGcccctactgcaaccacaactgaagcttcttctacaacaactacagcacctacgacaaccacaacaatctCCCCTtcgacaactgtagctccaacaACGCCAATCACAACCGAAGGTCCTACTACCATTTtaactcctacgacaaccacaactgtagcaCCTACGACAAAGACAACAACATCCTTttcgacaactgcagctccaacaacTGTAGTTCCTACAACGCCAATCAAAACTGCAGGACCTACTACCATTGTAAGTCCTACGACAAACACAAATGTAGCTCCTACAGCAACCACAACAGCAGCTAGTACAACAAATGTAGCTCCAACgatcactacaactgcagcagcaCCAACTGTAGCTGCATCCACAACCACTACTGCAGCCCCTATGGCAACAACAACTCTAGCTACAATAGCAAGCACAACAGTAGCTGCTCCGACAACCACTGCCGCTTCTATAACATCTACAACAAGCGCAACAGTAACCCCTACGGCAACAACTACAGCTTCTTCTACGACAAAAATTGTAGATCCTGCGACCACCACAAATGATGCAGCTACTACAACAACCGCAGCTCCTACAACTCCAACTGTAGCTTCTTCCACAAGGACAAGTGAAGcccctactgcaaccacaacaGAAGCTTATTCTACAACAGCTGTAGAAACTACGACGACCACAAAAACATaccctacgacaactgcagctcctactacaaccaccGGAGCTCCTACGGCCACTTCAACAGCAGCagctcttacaacaacaactgaagctgcttccacaagcactaCTGCAGCCACAACTGCAACCACAACAGAAGCTTATTCTACAACAACTGTAGAaactacaactaccacaacaacatcccctacgaaaactgcagctcctactacaaccaccGGAGCACCTACG ctcctactacaacaact cacctacgacaacGACAACAATCTCCCcttcaacaactgtagctccaacaACGCCAATCACAACCGAAGGTCCTACTACCATTTtaactcctacgacaaccacaactgtagcaCCTACGACAAAGACAACAACATCCTTttcgacaactgcagctccaacaacTGTAGTTCCTACAACGCCAATCAAAACTGCAGGACCTACTACCATTGTAAGTCCTACGACAAACACAAATGTAGCTCCTACAGCAACCACAACAGCAGCTA cacctacgacaaccacaacaatctCCCCTtcgacaactgtagctccaacaACGCCCATCACAACCGAAGGTCCTACTACCATTTtaactcctacgacaaccacaactgtagcaCCTACGACAAAGACAACAACATCCTTttcgacaactgcagctccaacaacTGTAGTTCCTACAACGCCAATCAAAACTGCAGGACCTACTACCATTGTAAGTCCTACGACAAACACAAATGTAGCTCCTACAGCAACCACAACAGCAGCTA ctcctacaactccAACTGTAGCTTCTTCCACAAGGACAAGTGCAGcccctactgcaaccacaacaGAAGCTTCTTCTATAACAGCTGTAGAAACTACGATGACCACAACAACAtcccctacgacaactgcagctcctactacaaccaccGGAGCTCCTACGGCCACTTCAACAGCAGCAGCTCTTACAACATCAACTGa
- the LOC118940984 gene encoding mucin-2-like has protein sequence MATTTLATIASTTVAATTTTAASIKSTTSATVTPTATTTASSTTKIVDPATTTNDAATTTTAAPTIPTVASSTRTSTAPTGTTTEASSITAVETTTTTTTSPTTTAAPTTTTGAPTDTSTAAALTTTTEAASTSTTAATTATTTEAYSTTTVETTTTTTTSPTTTAAPTTTTGAPTATSTAAALTTTTEAASTSTTAAPTATTTEASSTTTTAPTTTTTISPSTTVAPTTPITTEGPTTILTPTTTTTVAPTTKTTTSFSTTAAPTTVVPTTPIKTAGPTTIVSPTTNTNVAPTATTTAASTTNVAPTITTTAAAPTVAASTTTTAAPTATITEASSTTTIAPTTTSPSTTAAPTTTTVAASTTTTAAPMATTTLATIASTTAAATTTTAASITSTTSATVTPTATTTASSTTKIVDPATTTNDAATTRTTAPTTPTVASSTRTSAAPTATTTEASSTTAVETTTTTTTSPTTTAAPTTTTGAPTATSTAAALTTTTEAASTSTTAATTATTTEAYSTTTVETTTTTTTSPTTTAAPTTTTGAPTATSTAAALTTTTEAASTSTTAAPTATITEAYSTTTIAPTTTSPSTTAAPTTTAVAASTTTTALPIATRTAASSTTTTEALTATTTEDNNILFDNCSSNNCSSYNANQNCRTYYHCKSYNRHNRSSYSNHNSSYYYNNRSSYNSNCSFFHKDKCSPYCNHNRSFFYNSCRNYDDRNNIPYDNCSSYYNHRSTYGHFNSSSSYNNN, from the exons ATGGCAACAACAACTCTAGCTACAATAGCAAGCACAACAGTAGctgctacgacaaccactgcCGCTTCTATAAAATCTACAACAAGCGCAACAGTAACCCCTACGGCAACAACTACAGCTTCTTCTACGACAAAAATTGTAGATCCTGCGACCACCACAAATGATGCAGCTACTACAACAACCGCAGCTCCTACAATTCCAACTGTAGCTTCTTCCACAAGGACAAGTACAGCCCCTACTGGAACCACAACAGAAGCTTCTTCTATAACAGCTGTAGAAACTACGACGACCACAACAACAtcccctacgacaactgcagctcctactacaaccaccGGAGCTCCTACGGACACTTCAACAGCAGCagctcttacaacaacaactgaagctgcttccacaagcactaCTGCAGCCACTACTGCAACCACAACAGAAGCTTATTCTACAACAACTGTAGAaactacaacaaccacaacaacatcccctacgacaactgcagctcctactacaaccaccGGAGCACCTACGGCCACTTCAACAGCAGCagctcttacaacaacaactgaagCTGCTTCGACAAGCACTACTGCAGcccctactgcaaccacaactgaagcttcttctacaacaactacagcacctacgacaaccacaacaatctCCCCTtcgacaactgtagctccaacaACGCCAATCACAACCGAAGGTCCTACTACCATTTtaactcctacgacaaccacaactgtagcaCCTACGACAAAGACAACAACATCCTTttcgacaactgcagctccaacaacTGTAGTTCCTACAACGCCAATCAAAACTGCAGGACCTACTACCATTGTAAGTCCTACGACAAACACAAATGTAGCTCCTACAGCAACCACAACAGCAGCTAGTACAACAAATGTAGCTCCAACgatcactacaactgcagcagcaccaactgtagctgcttccacaaccactactgcagcccctactgcaaccataactgaagcttcttctacaacaactatagcacctacgacaacatccccttcaacaactgcagctcctactacaacaactgtagctgcatCCACAACCACTACTGCAGCCCCTATGGCAACAACAACTCTAGCTACAATAGCAAGCACAACAGCAGCTGCTACAACAACCACTGCCGCTTCTATAACATCTACAACAAGCGCAACAGTAACCCCTACGGCAACAACTACAGCTTCTTCTACGACAAAAATTGTAGATCCTGCGACAACCACAAATGATGCAGCTACTACAAGAACCACAGCTCCTACAACTCCAACTGTAGCTTCTTCCACAAGGACAAGTGCAGcccctactgcaaccacaacaGAAGCTTCTTCTACAACAGCTGTAGAAACTACGACGACCACAACAACAtcccctacgacaactgcagctcctactacaaccaccGGAGCTCCTACGGCCACTTCAACAGCAGCagctcttacaacaacaactgaagctgcttccacaagcactaCTGCAGCCACTACTGCAACCACAACAGAAGCTTATTCTACAACAACTGTAGAaactacaactaccacaacaacatcccctacgacaactgcagctcctactacaaccaccGGAGCACCTACGGCCACTTCAACAGCAGCagctcttacaacaacaactgaagctgcttccacaagcactaCTGCAGCCCCTACTGCAACCATAACTGAAGCTTATTCTACAACAActatagcacctacgacaacatccccttcaacaactgcagctcctactacaacagctgtagctgcttccacaaccactactgcaTTACCTATTGCAACCAGGACTGCAGCTTCTTCCACAACTACTACTGAGGCCCttactgcaaccacaactgaag ACAACAACATTCTTttcgacaactgcagctccaacaactgtagctcctacaacGCCAATCAAAACTGCAGGACCTACTACCATTGTAAGTCCTACAACAGACACAATCGTAGCTCCTACAGCAACCACAACAGCAGCTA CTACTACAACAACCGCAGCTCCTACAATTCCAACTGTAGCTTCTTCCACAAGGACAAGTGCAGcccctactgcaaccacaacaGAAGCTTCTTCTATAACAGCTGTAGAAACTACGACGACCGCAACAACAtcccctacgacaactgcagctcctactacaaccaccGGAGCACCTATGGCCACTTCAACAGCAGCAGCTCATACAACAACAACTGA